A genomic stretch from Anoplopoma fimbria isolate UVic2021 breed Golden Eagle Sablefish chromosome 8, Afim_UVic_2022, whole genome shotgun sequence includes:
- the LOC129094061 gene encoding uncharacterized protein LOC129094061 produces MMGLSAASRLESKVSLRSFFFFSSFGAALWRSGLLLCFLGFCACVEEQCVLGVVGQPVSLPCVHPGLLTSVNVSIEWRRGEEVVLRSVWREDGAVEEWSINRATTPPDATLTGNLSLQLPTVDPSEHNVNYSLIVTSGENQTTELCTVCLRTAASFSSPMLRRLEAEPGGETAFWCHSSGGFPEPKVYWFINDTNDPPDGSVRTLVAELPDSLLFNVTSRLTLNVSEGASVSCVVENPSTKESLRATNYGGKVKGGPVVKSRASDAMWIFSTALCTVVGVMVLVGVVYQIHLDRMSKRKKKEFQKGQNRGYKRRRPVEEVEEEEEEKEKVAMKPEKKETDV; encoded by the exons ATGATGGGTCTGTCGGCGGCCTCCAGACTGGAGAGCAAAGTGTCTttaaggagttttttttttttttcctcttttggaGCGGCTCTCTGGAGATCCGGACTGCTGCTCTGCTTCCTGGGTTTCTGCGCCTGTGTGG aggagcagtgtgtcCTCGGTGTGGTTGGACAGCCGGTCTCGCTGCCCTGCGTTCACCCCGGGCTGTTGACCTCTGTGAACGTCTCCATCgagtggaggagaggggaggaggtggtgctGAGGTCGGTGTGGAGGGAGGACGGAGCTGTGGAGGAGTGGAGCATCAACAGAGCCACGACCCCACCGGACGCCACGCTGACCGGAAACTTGTCCCTGCAGCTCCCCACGGTGGACCCCTCGGAGCACAACGTCAACTACAGCCTGATCGTCACGTCAGGGGAGAATCAAACCACCGAGCTGTGCACCGTGTGCCTCCGGACAGCAG CCAGTTTCAGCTCCCCAATGCTGAGGAGGCTGGAGGCAGAGCCTGGAGGTGAGACGGCCTTCTGGTGTCACTCCAGCGGCGGTTTTCCTGAACCCAAAGTCTACTGGTTCATCAACGACACCAACGACCCCCCCGACGGCTCGGTGAGGACGCTGGTGGCGGAGCTCCCAGACTCCCTTCTGTTCAACGTCACCAGCCGGCTGACGCTCAACGTCTCCGAAGGCGCCAGCGTGTCGTGCGTCGTAGAGAACCCGTCCACGAAAGAAAGCTTGAGGGCCACAAACT ATGGAGGGAAGGTGAAGGGCGGCCCCGTGGTGAAGAGCCGAGCCTCGGATGCCATGTGGATCTTCAGCACGGCCCTCTGCACGGTGGTCGGGGTCATGGTGTTGGTGGGGGTCGTCTACCAGATCCACCTGGACCGCATgagcaagaggaagaagaaggagttcCAAAAGGGTCAGAACAGAG
- the gtpbp6 gene encoding putative GTP-binding protein 6, with protein sequence MTLCGGSSVAVLRARVWLTVLQRGRAHTCLTSPATCRLTHAPGRALRAACALQLRACTSKSTDDVTGGGLQVEEEDDGGDGGDDDVMGEREVEELFRLHAPSGAQQHRVLVLHPDVKWGSRKQHLTTAELMMAEAVGLVNTLDNWRVVDKLIMSTKTPEKKKIFGKGNFQTLTEKIRQTAGITAVFVNVERLSPLSEREFEEAWGVKVFDRYSMVLHIFRCNARTKEAKLQISLAEIPLLRSRLKNEMANLDQQGGGARYIGGSGETLMEVQQRVLREREMKIRSALEKLRRKRHLLRSQRRHKEFPIVSVLGYTNCGKTTLIKALTGDVALQPRNQLFATLDVTVHAGLLPSHMTVLYVDTIGFLSQLPHQLIDSFSATLEDIKHSDLLVHVRDISHPETVNQKVNVLSVLKNLQIPDKLMNSMIEVHNKIDLVDNYQLSEPDALPISAVEQRGLDVLRTTVEDEILKSTGKHMLDLSVDLSSPQLSWLYKEASVQDVQVNADEGSAVVKVIISAAAYGRYKKLFTGR encoded by the exons ATGACGCTGTGCGGCGGGAGCAGCGTGGCGGTCCTGAGGGCGCGCGTCTGGTTGACGGTCCTGCAGCGTGGCCGCGCACACACCTGTCTGACGTCACCGGCTACCTGCAGACTCACGCACGCGCCTGGGCGTGCGCTGAGAGCCGCGTGCGCCCTTCAGCTGAGGGCGTGCACGTCGAAGAGCACGGATGACGTCACCGGCGGCGgtctgcaggtggaggaggaggatgatggaggtgatggaggtgatgatgACGTCATGGGGGAGCGCGAGGTGGAGGAGCTGTTCAGGCTGCACGCGCCCTCAGGTGCTCAGCAGCACAGAGTGCTCGTGCTGCACCCCGACGTGAAGTGGGGGAGCCGCAAGCAGCACCTGACCACAG CTGAGCTGATGATGGCCGAGGCCGTGGGGCTCGTGAACACTTTGGACAACTGGAGAGTGGTGGACAAGCTCATCATGTCCACCAagacaccagagaagaagaagatcttCGGCAAAGGAAACTTCCAGACTCTGACAG agaaaatCCGACAGACAGCAGGAAtcactgcagtgtttgtgaacGTGGAGCGTCTGTCTCCACTGTCTGAG AGGGAGTTTGAGGAGGCCTGGGGGGTCAAAGTCTTCGACAGATACTCGATGGTCCTCCACATCTTCCGCTGCAACGCCAGAACCAAAGAGGCCAAGTTACAGATCTCTCTGGCGGAGATCCCCTTGTTACG ATCCcgtctgaaaaatgaaatggcaaACTTGGATCAGCAGGGCGGAGGAGCGAGATACATCGGAGGCTCAG GCGAGACACTGATGGAGGTCCAGCAGAGAGTTCTGAGGGAGCGAGAGATGAAGATCCGCTCGGCGCTGGAGaaactgaggaggaagagacaccTGCTGAGATCTCAGCGTCGACACAAAGAGTTCCCCATCGTCTCCGTGTTGGGATACACAAACTGTG gtAAAACGACCCTGATCAAAGCGCTGACGGGCGACGTTGCGCTTCAACCCAGAAACCAGCTGTTCGCCACGCTGGATGTCACCGTCCACGCCGGCCTGCTGCCCAGTCACATGACCGTCCTCTACGTGGACACCATCGGCTTCCTGTCCCAGCTGCCCCACCAGCTCATCGACTCCTTCTCCGCCACGCTGGAGGACATCAAACACTCG GACCTTCTGGTCCACGTCAGAGACATCAGTCATCCGGAGACGGTGAACCAGAAGGTGAACGTACTGAGCGTTCTGAAGAACCTACAAATCCCCGACAAGCTGATGAACTCCATGATAGAAGTCCACAATAAAATCGACCTCGTTGAcaa CTATCAGCTCTCGGAGCCCGACGCTCTGCCCATCTCAGCCGTGGAGCAGCGAGGTCTGGACGTTCTGAGGACGACGGTGGAGGACGAGATCCTGAAGTCTACGGGGAAACACATGTTAGACCTCAGCGTTGACCTCAGCTCTCCTCAGCTAAG TTGGCTGTACAAGGAGGCCTCTGTTCAGGACGTGCAGGTGAACGCAGACGAAGGCTCGGCCGTCGTCAAGGTCATCATCAGCGCCGCAGCTTACGGACGCTACAAGAAACTGTTCACGGGGAGATGA
- the si:dkey-66a8.7 gene encoding PI-PLC X domain-containing protein 1, with the protein MDPRCEDWMSGLPEPLWDVPLTDLAIPGSHDAMSYCLDINSPLLPSESDTFRLLDRLFYCFTRPAIFKWATTQDKSIEEQLSMGIRFFDLRVAHKPRDPSSDLYFTHVIYTHLTVLETLSSVAVWLKSHPKEVVILACSHFEGIDDKLHQLFIFSLKKMFGSKLCPRKEPVLTLRSLWASGYQVLLSYESQVAARHPELWPPIPYWWANQRTALGVTSYLDWNKDLGRPEGFFVSGLNLTADRFYITENPKESLRTLTFSNWEGLRTWLEEQEPGSDSKSLNIIAGDFVGPLPLCSLVIALNQKLLRRNTVKC; encoded by the exons ATGGACCCCCGCTGTGAGGACTGGATGTCGGGTCTCCCGGAGCCGCTGTGGGACGTCCCCCTCACCGACCTGGCCATCCCtg GAAGCCACGACGCCATGAGCTACTGTCTGGACATCAACTCTCCTCTGCTCCCGTCTGAATCCGACACCTTCAGGCTCCTGGACAGACTCTTCTACTGTTTCACCAGACCGGCCATCTTTAAATGGGCCACAacacag GACAAAAGCATCGAGGAGCAGCTCTCGATGGGGATTCGGTTCTTCGATCTGCGTGTTGCACACAAACCCAGAGACCCCTCCAGCGACCTGTACTTCACACACgtcatatacacacatttaaccGTTTTG GAAACTCTGTCGTCTGTTGCCGTCTGGCTGAAGTCTCATCCCAAGGAGGTCGTTATTCTGGCCTGCAGCCATTTTGAGGGAATCGACGACAAACTCCACCAGCTGTTCATTTTCTCCCTGAAGAAGATGTTCGGATCAAAACTCTGTCCCCGGAAG GAACCCGTCCTGACCCTGCGGAGCCTCTGGGCGTCTGGTTACCAGGTCCTCCTGTCCTACGAGTCTCAGGTCGCAGCCAGACATCCGGAGCTGTGGCCCCCCATCCCGTACTGGTGGGCCAACCAGCGCACGGCACTGGGAGTCACCAGCTACCTGGACTGGAACAAAGACCTGGGACGTCCAG AGGGCTTCTTCGTCTCCGGTCTGAACCTGACAGCCGACAGGTTTTACATCACGGAGAACCCGAAGGAGTCTCTGAGGACGCTGACCTTCAGTAACTGGGAGGGTTTGAGGACGTGGCTGGAGGAGCAGGAACCAGGATCAGACTCCAAGAGCCTGAACATCATCGCAGGAGACTTTGTGGGTccacttcctctctgctctctggtcATCGCACTGAACCAGAAACTACTACGGAGGAACACCGTCAAATGTTAA